A genomic segment from Halomonas sp. TA22 encodes:
- a CDS encoding asparagine synthase-related protein translates to MMTIFSGWIGEAPKSQHEEIETRLKSAFASFPKKELLSWSSSNVIMTQSQDVTAPPVLNGEGVSIRNNGVILLSSARLDNVNELKSGLILANHDKSTTDHARLIGSAYGKWQKKCIENITGDFSFALWDESKRELFCARDRLGVRPFYYHKNKYGLWFSNNLRVLISSIGFLPEVNKKRAILWLQGIERETSLTFFEGIFRLQAGHTLVATPDKGPCIEEYWHLNNDMPEIEGTLEQNSLRFRELFMDSIRTRMDCPGNVGIELSGGHDSSAICSSAALLDRGRLRSYSALFPSNPECDESFYINKVNEESGILNQSINAEALSVVDYYDKSILAHGDCHHAANIRIVMRIQELAKHDGCNVILNGVDGDNVASHGLYRLTELAVAGKWNSFIDQAKSISDIYGAFYKNPDEGIFTTFGKAILQEKSNKKVSIEVICAVFLLAYRMRINARHLVKQNMVKPWMRKLGVNKGAKPGNVIVKDRLGRYSADQLDESFINETGYKEYLQDYLSSRQRYISENQAQHSFLTSGVNEQYFEYTHSISELNNIETRFPFMDQRLIEFCLALPADNKLDNGWTRLILRAAMKDIYPASIGKRREKSNLAPSVEGIIVGQCFADLKEAVQRPDEEIWQFFSAKGVDSMIKNYNPHDDNIYASQADLWSIWCLRRWLSLRETFNSSVGSSTNRTLLIG, encoded by the coding sequence ATGATGACAATTTTTTCTGGTTGGATAGGCGAGGCACCTAAAAGTCAGCATGAGGAGATAGAGACTAGACTTAAAAGCGCTTTTGCTTCTTTCCCCAAGAAAGAGCTGCTGTCATGGTCCTCAAGTAACGTCATCATGACTCAGTCACAGGATGTAACCGCTCCACCCGTACTTAATGGTGAGGGTGTCTCCATTAGGAATAATGGGGTGATACTGCTATCCAGTGCCCGCCTAGATAATGTCAATGAATTGAAAAGCGGCCTGATCCTTGCCAATCATGATAAGAGCACTACTGATCACGCTCGGCTGATTGGAAGTGCCTATGGTAAATGGCAGAAGAAGTGCATAGAAAATATTACTGGTGATTTTTCTTTTGCTTTGTGGGACGAGAGTAAAAGGGAGCTTTTTTGTGCTCGAGACCGCTTAGGCGTTCGACCGTTTTATTACCACAAGAATAAATATGGGCTATGGTTTTCAAATAATCTGAGAGTGTTGATATCTTCCATTGGTTTTTTGCCAGAAGTAAACAAGAAAAGAGCTATTCTATGGTTGCAGGGGATTGAGAGAGAAACATCTCTGACCTTCTTCGAGGGTATATTTCGACTCCAAGCAGGGCATACATTAGTCGCTACTCCTGACAAAGGTCCTTGCATCGAAGAATACTGGCATTTGAACAATGATATGCCAGAAATTGAAGGGACATTAGAACAAAATTCGCTTCGCTTTCGCGAACTTTTCATGGACAGTATTCGAACGAGAATGGATTGTCCTGGCAATGTTGGCATCGAGCTAAGTGGCGGGCACGATTCGTCCGCTATCTGCTCCTCTGCTGCCCTATTGGACAGAGGGCGGCTCAGATCTTATTCAGCACTCTTTCCTAGCAACCCTGAGTGTGATGAATCTTTTTATATTAACAAGGTCAATGAAGAGTCAGGAATATTAAATCAGTCAATAAATGCTGAAGCGCTGAGCGTTGTTGATTATTATGATAAGAGTATTCTTGCGCATGGAGATTGTCATCATGCTGCAAATATTAGGATTGTCATGCGGATTCAAGAGCTCGCCAAGCATGACGGGTGCAATGTAATATTAAATGGAGTCGATGGTGATAATGTTGCATCTCATGGCTTGTATAGATTGACTGAGCTTGCTGTAGCTGGAAAGTGGAATTCGTTTATAGATCAGGCGAAAAGTATTTCTGATATCTATGGGGCTTTTTATAAAAATCCTGATGAAGGCATATTTACTACTTTTGGAAAAGCCATCCTGCAAGAAAAGTCAAATAAAAAAGTTTCGATAGAAGTCATATGCGCAGTATTTCTACTTGCGTATCGAATGCGGATCAATGCACGCCACTTAGTTAAACAGAACATGGTGAAACCATGGATGAGAAAGCTGGGTGTAAATAAGGGCGCTAAGCCTGGTAATGTCATAGTCAAAGACAGATTGGGACGATATTCAGCAGATCAGCTGGATGAAAGTTTCATCAACGAAACCGGATATAAAGAGTATCTTCAGGATTATCTATCCTCTAGACAACGCTATATATCAGAAAATCAGGCGCAACACTCTTTTCTTACCAGTGGTGTTAATGAGCAATATTTCGAATACACTCATTCGATTTCGGAGCTGAACAATATTGAGACACGCTTTCCGTTCATGGACCAGCGCTTGATCGAATTTTGCCTGGCGCTACCGGCCGACAACAAGTTGGATAACGGATGGACCAGGTTAATACTTCGTGCTGCAATGAAGGATATTTATCCTGCGAGCATCGGTAAGAGACGTGAAAAATCTAACCTTGCACCCAGTGTTGAAGGCATTATCGTTGGGCAATGCTTTGCTGATCTCAAGGAAGCGGTTCAGCGGCCTGATGAAGAAATTTGGCAATTCTTTTCTGCCAAAGGGGTGGATAGTATGATAAAAAATTATAATCCTCATGACGATAATATATATGCTTCACAGGCAGATCTCTGGTCTATCTGGTGCTTGAGACGCTGGTTGAGTCTTAGAGAAACATTCAATAGCTCTGTCGGGAGTTCAACAAACAGAACGCTATTAATAGGGTAG